GCCTCCTTTCCTCCCAGTATCCCATGTTCCGAGCGCCTCCCCCTCTGCCTCCCGTGTACTCGATGGAGACCGAGACCCCCACGGCAGAGGACATCCAGCTTCTGAAGAGGACGGTGGAGACAGAGGCCGTGCAGGTAGGAGCGGGGAGCACAAAGACAAGCCGGCcctgggagggagaggaggctggaGCCGCAGAGCCGGGGACTAAGGGGAGGAAGACGGTGGGGTTACTCGGGGTACTCGGTCGTCATCCCCCACCCtctgcacacgcacacacagatgcTGAAGGACATCAAGAAGGAGAAAGTGCTGCTCCGGCGGAAGTCCGAGCTGCCCCAGGACGTGTACACCATCAAGGCGCTGGAGGCGCACAAGCGGGCGGAAGAGTTCCTAACTGCCAGCCAGGAGGCCCTCTGACCTCCTCACCTCCCACAGCAGGGCAACGGCCCACTCGGCCCTGGGACActgccccagccctcctccaCCCTCTGCTCCCCACTGGTTGACTTGGGGCAAGGCAGGGCCTCTCTGCTCTGGGGAGGGGGGGACGCGGCCCTGGAAGCAGGGGCACCCAGAGAGTGGCCCCTCTTCTCCCCCAAAGGTGTTCATGCCTCCCTGCGCCTAGTACAGACAGGCTGGGCACGGCGGTGCTCGGCGCTCTGAGAGTGACATGGGGATGCCTGGCCCCCTCCTGCTCCTCACCCCACAGCTACCTGAGGCTGCTCTGAGAAATACACACAGAAATTAATACGCTCCTCTCCCCCTCAGCCCCAGGTGCCCCCTCCTCGTCTCCCTCCCCTGCAAGTCTGTAGGGGGCAGCAGGAGACGATTCTCACCAAAGTTCTGTCAAGCCCCACTGGCTCCTGGAGTGAATTAGCCGGTGGGGAGCCAACCCTCAATGGCCCAAATAGGCCCCCAGACCCAGAGGCGTGCAGGCTGATGGGGCTGCATTATTTCCTCTTACCCCTTGCCTGACCAAGACAATGTgggagggcaaaaggagaaaagcatAGGCTCTGGACCACAGCTGATGAATAGAGGGCCCAAAGGGACCGAGAGAAGGGGATGAACAGACGCCGGACCCTATGCCCCCTCTCCGGTGAGCAGCAACCCTGGGATCACTGACATGGAAGGGACCACCCTGGGGCTGACTGCTTTCCTGTGCTGTTGGTCCCCAAAGCCAAGAAGAAGGAAGCAGGGAGCAGTGCTCCAAGCATGGCTCCCCCCAACACCtatttatttccttgtttgtGTTGATGCTGGGCAGGTCCTCATTTGTCCCTTTCAGGTACCTTGGaggggtgaggggctggggagggccaGACCCAGGTTCCGAGGGCACAGGCAGTGCAGCTTTTGGCTGTGTACATAGGGTGCTTTATTCTCCACAGAGTGATACATGCTACGGTGGGTTGGGCTTGGGCCGATGTCCCCATATGTACAGAACTGAATAAAGTGGGTCTCTGAGAAGAAGTCTGATTTGCCTTGATGTGGAGGGGAGCTGGGGAGGATGGAGATGAATGTGACACCAGGATATGTTCAGTCCTGTGCTGGTTCTGGCCTGGAATGCAGGGAGTTAGGGCAGCTCTCAGGGTGGTCACTTCCAGGCAGGGGCGGCCTGCCGGGCTTGGAGGGCCTTCTGTACCACGTCTTCCCACTGGGCATCTGATAGCTCGCGAGCCCAGGCAGGAACCCCTGGTGCAGGCAGGCTTATACCAGCCATTGTCCTTTTCACCAGCTCTACATGTTCTGAAATCACAGGCAGAGACCAGTTAGTGGGTAGGAACGATGGGACCAGCTCCCCTCCCCATTCGTTGAATCAACTCAGAGATTCTGGACTAGTAAGGTCACTGAATCTGTCCAGTTATTCCTAAGGAAGCCTGCCCATCCTGGCAGTCTAAAAAGAATAGCATCTCACTTGGATTCTGAAGTCCGCAAAATCTTAGATTACAAACTATTCTTTTAGGAGCAGGATGTTCCTCTGGGACTTCCCTCTATTGGCATTAACCAGTCCCCTTCTTCCATAATTATGCCAGAGTAAAAGAATGATCTCTTTTACCTGGGTCCATGGGAATAGAGCTGTGGTTGTTCAATGCTGTAGCTCCCTGCTCATCTTCGTCCTCACTTTCTACTGGTGGGTCCGGCAAATGAAGCCCCAGGGCCTGCAGAACCCAAGAAGACAGTTCAGGGTCagttcttcagggactcctgCTCCACCTGCTCATGAACAATGCCTCCCCCACATACCTGGATCCGATCCTGGATATCAGCAACTACATCTTCTCCATCCCCCACTGGTGCCAGTTCCACCTCCTCTTGTTCAGGATCTTGGTTCAGAGGCTGGTAGGAGTAGCCAGCTGGTCCTGCCCCCGTTTCCTCTTGTTCTTCCTCTGGTTCCTCACTGCTCCAATCCCCAGTGCCTTCCGTGGGGCCCTGATGTGGCCCCAGTTCCTCAGTCTGATTGGGGAAGATACGTTCAGGACCCATGGTGTCGCCCCCTAGAACTACTGTTGCCATCGGGCAGGGGCTGCAAGAACAGGGAGGCAGGAGAACACGGGTCGGATGAAATTAAATCCACTTTCAGCCTCTCAACCAGCTCCTGGTGGTCTCCTGCTAAAGTCCACAAACATTTAAACGCCTCGAGTTTCCTGCACTTCATACCACCCAGCCTGTCCTGGCCCCTCACTTCTTAAAACCACTCATTCCTAATCGAGGCCCACCCGCCTTTCTCTGCCAATTCTTAAATAGCAGCCCAACCGGAGGCCATACCACCTCTCAAAAGACACCCCTTCGAGAACGCCCCCTCCCCCCAATTCACTTAGGAACTCCGGGTCGCCGAACAAGATACCTCGGACTAGGCATACccgtccccttctctcccctccaAGGGCTTCCCCTCTGTACCGCCTGACAAACGCTCTTCGGGCCCCTGGGGCTCCCTTCAAATGGCCCGAGTTGCGGCGTTCCCCAACCTCCCCACCGATTCTCCGCAGTGGTGTTTCCGCGCGCCTTACCCGCTCAGAGCCCGCGACCCAACCCGCACCTTCACTTCCGGCGGGGCAGGACGTGCGGGTGGGGGCGGGTGCCCAGACCTCCAGCCCCGCCCCACGCTCGTGATTGACGGGAGCTTGGACGAAGAGCCCGCCCCTTGCCCCGCCTCCACCACCTTCTCCCAGACCCAGGACTACATTACCCAGTAAAGTCCGGGATCTTTGACACGTATCTGCGCACCACCTCCTCCGGCTCCTGCCCACTCTTCGGCAGCTCCAGGCCCACCGGAATCCCGTGGACTACAAGTCCCGGTACGCTTCGAGCACTCAGCTCGGACTGCACGTGCGCATCCAGCTGCCCGCCGGAAGGACACAGCCTGGCTGTGTTTATCTCGTTGGGGACGGAGTCGTCGGTTGGCGCGCAACGGGTTCTAGGCTGCAGGCAGCGCGAGGACccgcggccccgccccggcccggccTGGCAGGTAGCCCGGGGTGGGCTGAGGGACAAAGAAATTTGTAGGGGCTGGAGACGCCCCTGCCTAGCGCTGGGGTCTTGGGGGAGGGGCCAAGAAGCAGCTCACCTGCTgcggtgggggctgggagggagctgggggaTGATGGGAAAGGAAAGTGTTAATGGGGAGAGAAGGGCTCGGGGAGGGTGGTGAGGAACCCGTGGGGGACACCTGGTAGCTGGAGGAGGCCCTGAAGGAAATTGGGAAGAAGATCGGGTTATGAAGGGAACAGGGAGGCTGAGGATAATGGAAGAAAAGGGCGGGGGTGTCTGGcgttgtgggggaggggaggttggGATGACTGGAAGGCGACAGGGA
This genomic interval from Bos taurus isolate L1 Dominette 01449 registration number 42190680 breed Hereford chromosome 23, ARS-UCD2.0, whole genome shotgun sequence contains the following:
- the MEA1 gene encoding male-enhanced antigen 1 isoform X1, whose protein sequence is MPSPSPCPMATVVLGGDTMGPERIFPNQTEELGPHQGPTEGTGDWSSEEPEEEQEETGAGPAGYSYQPLNQDPEQEEVELAPVGDGEDVVADIQDRIQALGLHLPDPPVESEDEDEQGATALNNHSSIPMDPEHVELVKRTMAGISLPAPGVPAWARELSDAQWEDVVQKALQARQAAPAWK
- the MEA1 gene encoding male-enhanced antigen 1 isoform X2, with protein sequence MATVVLGGDTMGPERIFPNQTEELGPHQGPTEGTGDWSSEEPEEEQEETGAGPAGYSYQPLNQDPEQEEVELAPVGDGEDVVADIQDRIQALGLHLPDPPVESEDEDEQGATALNNHSSIPMDPEHVELVKRTMAGISLPAPGVPAWARELSDAQWEDVVQKALQARQAAPAWK